A genomic window from Alkalihalobacillus sp. AL-G includes:
- a CDS encoding glycosyltransferase family 4 protein encodes MKILQITAVDFTLKKFLLPLIDELENKGYNVDIACNIHGIGNQLIKDGYNIINIPFTRDMNIINHLKCLIKLIKLIKAGEYDIIHTHTPVASLIGRFAAKVAGSKTIVYTAHGFYFHENMNPLIYKTIYFLEKTWAKYFSDYIFFQSCEDYDLAIKKKFKPKNRLIHIGNGVSSEKFNPTLYDGDKIRQELGLQKEDIVITFIGRMVIEKGIVELLQAFRSIKNKGFKQIKLLLIGGQVEGDRDSFDLNQYVSNLNKKISKDIHVLGLRDDIPLLLSSSDIFVLPSYREGLPRSIIEAMGMAKPIIATNIRGCREEVFPNVNGYLCNVKDSHDLGEKILKLINNKELISKFGEASRDIFLNHFDERKVINKQIDVFNSL; translated from the coding sequence ATGAAAATCCTACAAATAACAGCAGTGGACTTTACTTTAAAGAAGTTCCTCTTACCATTAATAGATGAACTTGAAAATAAGGGTTATAATGTAGATATTGCTTGTAATATCCATGGAATAGGTAACCAGCTAATTAAAGATGGTTATAATATCATTAATATACCATTTACAAGAGACATGAACATTATTAATCATCTGAAGTGCCTTATTAAATTAATAAAACTAATAAAAGCTGGAGAATATGATATCATTCATACTCATACTCCAGTCGCTAGTTTAATTGGAAGATTTGCTGCAAAGGTGGCGGGTTCTAAAACAATTGTTTATACAGCACATGGATTTTATTTTCATGAGAATATGAACCCCTTAATATATAAGACTATTTATTTTCTTGAAAAAACATGGGCGAAATATTTTAGCGACTATATTTTTTTTCAGAGTTGTGAAGATTACGACCTAGCTATAAAGAAAAAATTTAAACCGAAAAACAGGCTAATTCACATTGGTAATGGGGTTTCATCAGAGAAATTTAACCCGACTTTATACGATGGTGATAAAATAAGGCAAGAACTCGGGTTGCAAAAGGAAGATATTGTAATCACATTTATTGGAAGAATGGTTATTGAAAAAGGAATTGTGGAATTGTTACAAGCATTTAGGAGTATAAAGAATAAAGGGTTTAAACAAATAAAGCTATTGTTAATTGGAGGTCAGGTTGAAGGGGATAGGGATAGCTTTGACCTGAACCAGTATGTCTCTAATCTAAACAAAAAAATCTCTAAAGACATTCACGTATTAGGCTTAAGAGATGATATTCCTTTGTTATTATCGAGTAGTGATATATTTGTACTACCATCATACAGGGAAGGATTACCACGTTCCATTATTGAAGCTATGGGAATGGCAAAACCAATCATTGCGACGAATATTAGGGGATGTAGAGAAGAGGTATTTCCTAATGTGAATGGATACCTTTGTAATGTTAAGGATTCTCATGACTTAGGAGAGAAGATACTAAAATTAATTAATAATAAAGAATTAATAAGTAAGTTTGGGGAAGCATCAAGGGATATATTTTTAAATCATTTTGATGAAAGAAAGGTAATTAACAAACAAATTGATGTTTTTAATTCACTCTAG
- a CDS encoding NAD(P)-dependent oxidoreductase, whose amino-acid sequence MILVTGFTGNTGSLVVEKLLTKYSPNQIVGITRNTKYKNSFEINVEFTELENEIEIETIFQKYNFDSIIHIANIRYSPFLIKLANKFNIPKIILVHTTGVYSKYRAYSELYEKIEEEILHNSYINTNYIILRPTMIFGNERDHNMHKLIKFLSKYPVFPVFGDGSALLQPVHVEDLSDGIVSALENSNLVNENYVLSGGTVIKYKQVLQLIKNELNKKILFIHIPIKLAIFMAQIYETVIKKPLISVEQVKRIQEDKSYSNQKAKEDLNFEPRSFKNGIINEIKLLREKGLI is encoded by the coding sequence ATGATTCTAGTTACAGGATTTACTGGTAATACAGGTAGCTTAGTGGTTGAAAAGTTATTAACGAAATATTCACCCAATCAGATTGTTGGGATAACAAGAAATACTAAATATAAAAATAGCTTTGAAATAAACGTAGAATTTACAGAGTTAGAAAATGAAATAGAAATTGAAACAATATTTCAGAAGTATAACTTTGATAGTATCATTCATATTGCTAATATTCGATATTCCCCTTTTCTAATAAAGTTGGCAAACAAGTTTAACATTCCAAAAATTATTTTGGTTCATACTACGGGCGTTTATTCAAAATATAGAGCCTATAGTGAGTTGTATGAGAAAATTGAAGAAGAGATTCTACATAACTCATATATAAACACGAATTACATTATCTTAAGACCTACAATGATCTTTGGAAATGAGAGGGACCATAACATGCATAAACTTATAAAGTTCCTCTCCAAATATCCTGTATTTCCTGTCTTCGGGGATGGTTCCGCTCTTCTGCAACCGGTACATGTAGAGGACTTATCAGATGGTATAGTATCTGCATTAGAAAATTCAAATTTGGTTAACGAAAACTACGTTCTTTCCGGTGGAACTGTAATAAAGTATAAACAAGTGTTACAACTTATTAAAAATGAATTAAATAAAAAAATATTATTTATTCATATCCCCATAAAACTTGCTATTTTTATGGCTCAAATATATGAAACAGTTATCAAGAAACCATTAATATCTGTTGAGCAAGTAAAAAGGATACAAGAGGACAAAAGCTATTCTAATCAGAAAGCGAAAGAAGATTTAAATTTTGAACCAAGAAGTTTTAAGAATGGCATAATTAACGAAATTAAATTATTGAGGGAAAAAGGATTGATTTAA